From a single Solanum dulcamara chromosome 4, daSolDulc1.2, whole genome shotgun sequence genomic region:
- the LOC129885341 gene encoding glycine-rich protein 2-like — MAGEEGQRAKGTVKWFSDQKGFGFITPDDGSADLFVHQSGIRSEGFRSLSDGEAVEFEVESGNDGRTKAVDVTGPDGAAVSGGSRSGGGGGRDAGGYGGGRGGSRGYGGGDSGYGGGYGGGNRGYGGGGGYGGGGGYGGGGSGGGGSGCFKCGESGHFARDCSQSGGGGGGGGRYSGGGGGGGGGCYKCGEDGHFARECTSGGR, encoded by the coding sequence ATGGCTGGTGAGGAAGGACAGAGGGCCAAGGGAACCGTCAAGTGGTTCAGTGACCAGAAGGGTTTTGGGTTCATCACTCCTGATGATGGCAGCGCCGATCTGTTTGTTCACCAGTCCGGAATCAGATCTGAGGGTTTCAGAAGCCTTTCTGATGGTGAGGCTGTCGAGTTCGAGGTGGAGTCCGGCAATGATGGCCGTACCAAGGCTGTTGACGTGACCGGTCCTGATGGAGCTGCTGTCTCAGGTGGTTCCCGTAGCGGCGGAGGTGGCGGTCGAGATGCTGGTGGTTACGGTGGTGGCCGAGGTGGTAGCCGCGGATATGGCGGCGGAGACAGTGGCTATGGAGGTGGATACGGTGGAGGTAACCGTGGATACGGTGGAGGTGGTGGCTACGGAGGAGGTGGCGGTTATGGCGGCGGCGGAAGTGGTGGTGGAGGCAGCGGCTGTTTTAAGTGTGGCGAATCTGGCCACTTTGCTAGGGATTGTAGCCAGAGTGGAGGCGGCGGTGGTGGAGGCGGTAGATACTCCGGTGGTGGTGGCGGCGGCGGAGGCGGCTGCTACAAGTGTGGTGAGGATGGTCACTTCGCTCGTGAGTGCACAAGTGGTGGTCGCTGA
- the LOC129885340 gene encoding uncharacterized protein LOC129885340: MADIVKQILARPIQLADQVTKAADEVCNFKADCLEIKAKTERLAALLRQAARASNDLYERPTRRIIDDTEQVLDKAFTLVFKCCARGLSRVFTIIPNTALKKTAQQLENSCGDVQWLLRVSTPANDRDDEYLGLPPIAANEPILCLIWEQIAILCTGSLEDRSDAAASLVSLARDNERYGKLIIEEGGVAPLLKLAKEGRMEGQENASRAIGLLGRDPESVEQIVNAGVCSVFAKILKDGHMKIQVVVAWAISELAANHHKCQDHFAQANTIRLLVSHLAFETIQEHSKYAIATKHQNMSIHGAAIAHSYSSGTSKFSDTGSKVEDDDNKIKRKILHPRDNQTSNQMHSLVTSAMALKSQTQNQSNNPVASLNQQQRQNLNQQRNHHVGLIGTSIKGREYEDPATKAEMKAMAARALRHLCAGNVSICTHITESRALLCFAVLLEKGPEEVQYHSAMALMEITGVAELNSDLRRAAFKPTAPAAKAVLDQFLRIINQGDSELLIPSIRSIGHLARTFRATETRIISPLVHLLDDREPEVTREAAIALNKFASSDNFLRVNHCKAIIQAGGTKHLVQHVYFGEQMVQVPCLILLSYIAIHVPDSEALADDNSHIILEWATKQGHLMQDPTVEELVNQGRESMELYQSRGSRL; this comes from the exons ATGGCGGACATAGTGAAACAAATTCTAGCACGGCCAATACAATTGGCAGACCAGGTAACAAAAGCGGCTGACGAGGTTTGTAATTTTAAGGCAGATTGTCTTGAGATCAAAGCCAAAACAGAGAGGCTCGCAGCGCTCCTACGACAGGCAGCGCGAGCGAGCAATGACTTATACGAGCGCCCGACGCGTCGAATTATTGATGACACGGAACAAGTTTTGGACAAGGCATTTACCCTTGTATTCAAATGTTGTGCAAGGGGATTGAGTCGGGTTTTCACCATCATTCCAAATACTGCATTGAAGAAAACCGCACAACAGCTTGAGAATTCATGTGGTGATGTTCAATGGCTTCTACGTGTGTCGACTCCAGCGAATGATCGCGATGATGAGTATCTCGGGCTGCCTCCAATTGCAGCTAATGAACCGATTTTGTGTCTCATATGGGAACAGATTGCGATTTTGTGTACAGGGTCGTTAGAAGATCGTTCTGATGCAGCGGCTTCGCTTGTGTCATTGGCTAGGGACAATGAGCGTTATGGGAAGTTGATTATAGAAGAAGGTGGGGTTGCACCGTTGTTGAAATTGGCTAAAGAAGGAAGAATGGAGGGTCAGGAGAACGCGTCAAGGGCTATTGGCCTTCTTGGTCGAGACCCTGAAAGCGTTGAACAAATTGTGAATGCTGGTGTTTGCTCTGTGTTTGCCAAGATTCTAAAAGATGGGCATATGAAAATTCAGGTTGTAGTGGCTTGGGCAATTTCGGAATTAGCTGCAAATCACCACAAATGTCAAGATCATTTTGCTCAAGCAAACACTATTAGGCTATTGGTTAGTCATCTTGCTTTTGAAACAATTCAAGAACATAGTAAGTATGCTATTGCTACCAAACATCAGAACATGTCGATACATGGTGCTGCGATAGCCCATTCTTATTCTTCTGGTACTAGCAAATTCAGTGACACGGGAAGTAAAGTTGAAGATGATGACAATAAAATTAAGCGTAAAATTCTTCACCCTAGGGATAATCAAACATCAAACCAAATGCATAGTTTGGTTACAAGCGCAATGGCCTTGAAATCCCAGACACAGAATCAGTCCAACAATCCTGTAGCAAGCTTAAATCAACAGCAGCGACAAAACCTGAATCAGCAGAGGAACCACCATGTTGGACTGATTGGGACTAGCATTAAAGGGAGGGAATATGAAGATCCTGCTACAAAAGCTGAAATGAAAGCAATGGCTGCCAGAGCACTTAGGCATCTTTGTGCAGGAAATGTTAGCATTTGTACTCACATTACAGAATCCCGAGCTCTTTTATGCTTTGCAGTTTTGCTAGAGAAAGGCCCTGAAGAAGTACAATATCATTCAGCCATGGCACTTATGGAGATCACAG GAGTTGCTGAGCTAAATTCAGACTTGAGACGTGCTGCTTTCAAGCCAACTGCACCTGCTGCCAAAGCTGTGCTTGATCAATTCTTGAGAATTATCAACCAGGGAGATTCAGAATTGCTCATTCCAAGCATCAGATCTATAGGCCATCTGGCCAGGACCTTTCGAGCAACGGAAACCAGAATCATTAGTCCATTGGTCCATCTGTTAGATGATAGGGAACCAGAAGTAACTAGGGAAGCTGCAATTGCACTCAACAAATTTGCTTCCTCAGATAATTTCCTCAGAGTCAATCACTGCAAAGCCATAATTCAGGCAGGAGGCACAAAGCACCTAGTTCAACATGTCTACTTTGGTGAACAAATGGTTCAGGTTCCTTGTTTGATTCTCTTGAGTTACATAGCAATACATGTTCCTGATAGTGAGGCATTAGCTGATGACAATTCACATATAATATTGGAGTGGGCTACAAAGCAGGGACACCTAATGCAAGATCCTACAGTTGAAGAACTAGTGAACCAAGGCAGAGAAAGCATGGAACTTTATCAATCTAGAGGCTCACGCCTGTGA